The sequence CCGCGACGACCTGCCGCTGCGGGTGGCCGGCGTGATCGAGGACATCCGCCACGTCTCGCTGCGCGAGCCGCCCGAGCCGACCTATTACCGCATCGAGCGTGACCAGATCCCGACCATCACGCTGCGCGCCGAGGGCGACCGGGCGGCGCTGAAGGCGGCGGTCGAGGCGCTGTGGCTGAGCCGTTACCCGGGCGAGGCGCCGCGGGTCGAATGGCTGTCGAAGCAACTCGAGGAGGTGTACGGCGACGATCTGCGGCTGTCGCAGGCGCTGCTGGCCGCGGCGGACGTGGCTACGTTGATCGCCGGCTTCGGGCTGTATGCGCTGGCGGCCTACAGCGTGCGGCGACGGGCGCGGGAGATCGCGATCCGCAAGCTGTACGGCGCCGGCCGTGGCGCGATCGCGGCGCTGCTGGTGCGGGAGTTCGGCGTGTTGCTGCTGCTTGGGGCCGTCGTGGGGTTGCCGCTCGGGTGGCTGGCGATCGGGCGTTATCTCGATGGTTTCGTCGAACGGGCGCCGCTCGGCGTCTGGCCCTTGGTGGCCGCCGTCTTGGCGGCGAGCCTGGTGGCCGCGCTGGCGGTCAGCCGGCATCTGCGGGCGGCCTTGGCATCGAGGCCGGCGCAGGTGATCGAGGGGTGAGGGGAAGGGAGAAGGGAGAAGGGTCACCCCATCCCCACCCCGGCCCTCCCCTTGAAGGGGAGGGAGGGGGACGGTGTGGGCTGAACCATCACAGTCCGCGGAGCCGTCGCTGTACTGCTTCTCCCCCTTCAAGGGGAGGTTGGGAGGGGGATGGGGTTACCCTTCCCCCTTCTCCCTTCCCGATTCCTGTCCCACAAAAGAAAAGGATCGGCCAAGGGAGTGGCCGATCCAAAAGGCGGGTCGCGGGCGGGTACCCTCGACCTCCAGGGAGACAGGCCCGGGCGCGACCCGGGCAGGCGCCGCGAGGGCGCCGGGAGCGATGAATGCTTACTGGGTCTTGACCACCAGCTCGCTCTTCACGCCCTTCACACCTTCGACGGTGGAAGCGAGCTGAAGCGCGCGTTCGCCGACTTCGGGCCGGTCGACGTGGCCGGTCAGGGTGACCACACCCTGGTTGGTGATGACCTTCACGTCGAGCGCGGAGACGGTCTTGTCGGCCACCAGCGCAGCCTTGACCTTGGCGGTCACGGTGGCGTCGTCCAGATACTGGCCGGCCTTGGCGGCCGCTTCCTTGGTGCTGGCGGCGGCCTTTTCGGTACCGGCCGCGACCTTGTCGGCTGCCTTTTCGGTGGTGGCGGCAACCTTGTCGACGACCTTGTCGGCGGTATTCGCGACGGTCGAGTCGGCGAAGCCGGGAGTGGCCAGCGCGGCGGCGAAAGCAGCCGTGGCGACCAGATGGGCGATCAGGCGGTTTTGCATGGCGATGTCCTTTCCTTTGGTTGTTTTCCTGACGGTGAGGCCAGGTGCGCAAGCAGCGCAGTCCCTCACCTTCAGCGATTACCGTGCCAGCTTGATTAATTCAATATATTTCAAATGCTTATGGTGATTTGCAATGAATCTGGCCAATGGTCGAAAT is a genomic window of Chitinimonas koreensis containing:
- a CDS encoding BON domain-containing protein; amino-acid sequence: MQNRLIAHLVATAAFAAALATPGFADSTVANTADKVVDKVAATTEKAADKVAAGTEKAAASTKEAAAKAGQYLDDATVTAKVKAALVADKTVSALDVKVITNQGVVTLTGHVDRPEVGERALQLASTVEGVKGVKSELVVKTQ